The Clupea harengus chromosome 13, Ch_v2.0.2, whole genome shotgun sequence DNA window GTATGGACCGTTTCTATACAACCCCATATGCTGATAGACTTGGGATAGTCCATATGCTGATAGAGTTGGGATAGTCCATATGTCAGTTAAGCTTGCATGACAGTTTTTCACTCAATATGGAGTGTAGCGGTACGAGAGTGAGTGATATAGAATACATATATAATAAATGAAAATTACCTCTTAATACTAGTTAATTACTTAGTTAATTACTTAGGTATTTGTCATTAAATACCCTAAGTGATTGTCATTAGAACAATGTTAGAAGACTGTTAGAGTGATGGCTGTCTCCTGTGGTTCCAGAGAGTGTGAGGAGCGAGTGTATCACAGGCCCGGCTCCAGCGCCATGCCCTCGGGCAAACCCCGCGCCCGCCGCCCGCTGGAGCAGAGCTCCTCCTCCCTGACCCGCCCGCCGCAGTCGGCCCGCCGTCGGAACCCTCCCCCGCGGACCCTCATGCCACTGGCGCCCAGCCTGACCCAGTCCAGCGCAGCGGGCTCCATGGACGAGGTCATCCGCGGGACACGGCTGTGAGCACCAggcccccttctcttctcttctccctcatcctgttcctctcttcattttctctccattctttctctctctatttcagaCAGCCTGCTGTGCTCCATAGCTCCTGTGCTTCTTCTCTCCGatcccatcccctctctcctcctctctgtcttcccctttctcctcctctatctccccctctctctccctccctctctctgcccctctctcctcctctctctctcttcctctctctctctcctctctctcttcctctctctctcttcctctctccccctctctcctctcttctccctctctctcctctctctctctccccctccaccccctctctcctctcttctccctctctctcctctctctctctccccctccacccccttctctcctctctctcccctctatctatctccccctctctcctccccctctctttccccctctctccctgtcctcctcctctctctccctgtccccctctctccctgtcctcccaTCCCAGACAGCCTCCCCTGTCTCATTTGCTCATCTCCTCATTACCCCCCTTCTCCCtggctgtcttttctttttttttctttttttatcctcttctcCCATCTTCCTCTTCTAGCCTAGCTAGCCTCTTATTTCTTACTGCTCTCCGCctgttcctccctctccattcatCACCCTCTTCTTGTCCTCCCTCCCTATAAAGTGTTCTGTTAATCATGTCCtcacatcctccctctctcactcttcttatTCAGCACCATCTGGGagtttttatctctctctctctctctctttttctgctatctctttctctacccATCTTTTCTgcaccctctcccctctcctccttatcTTTCTTTTAtatcttctcttcctctccttctccaccccatcctgtctttttgtctgtcacCACTGACTCGAGCGAGGCTGCTTTAATTACATGCTGCCTATGAACCGCAGCTCAGTggcatctgcgtgtgtgtgtgtgtgtgtgtgtgtgtgtgtgtgtgtgtgtctctctgtgtgtctgtgtgtctgtgtgtctgtgtgtgtgtgtgtgtgtgtgtgtgtgtgtgtgtgtgcgtgtgtgttattgcaTGTTATTGCGAGAGAAACAGATGATGGCATCTAGCTTGAAGTGCAAACcacaagctgtgtgtgtagaataaCACTCAGGAGgttgagatctgtgtgtggaaAAGGGAACCAGGTGTTCACGGCGTCATTCATGcgtattttgtgtgttttgtgtttgttctcaGGACCACAGCCAGCGACAGGCTCACCTCTCCCCCAATGCCACTGAGCAGAAACACCCTCCTTCCCCCTATAGCCACCGGAGAGGTCGAGCACTGCCACCCAGGAATACACACGCGACACGCACAGGTACACGAGGCAACaaaacacatccacatacatatacactcaaacatgcacagacacttcACCTCAGTAACAGCTCCACTGACACTGGATACTGCTACCTCTGAAAAAGATCCAATATTTGAGTTTTcttggtatgtttgtgtgtgtgtgtgtgtgtgtgtgtgtgtgtgtgtgtgtgtgtgtgtgtgtgtgtgtgtgtgtgtgtgtgtgtgtgtgtgtgtgtgtgtgtgtgtgtgtgtgtgtgtgtgtgtgtgtgtagaaacagAGGGGCTGCTCTAGTCGGGCCCACAGTGCTGTCATTGATGAAGCGGGCAACATGCCCCCCCGAGACAGACTGCACTACCTGGACTTCTTCTCGAggcccaacaccacacacactttcagggtAAGGCTTTataatatgcatacacattcttccacactcacagatacagacacactcacagggacGATTACTGTGCTCGGCCAATTGAACAGAGATATCATGAGCACTCTATAGAGGTCCACATATGTGTTGCGAATCGAAGATGTCCTTGTGACCAGGTTTGGGTAGGCTACTTTTGAAATCTAGTAGGTTACAGATCACTAGTcaccctgttaaaaatgtaatgaataacGTATCTTCATCAAAGTCATGTCTCTTAGTACATTTGATAACTTTTTGCTTGGCAGATGAGAGGCGTTGCCAATTCAAATAAGATAACCAATCAGAAACAACGCTCAAAATTTGAGTTCATACtggagcctgtctagatgcAAAGCAGcagaatgaatgttatattctacatataagctttaaagctttttaccaAAAACAATATATTCAGAGGTAACCCATTTGTGATCaccattttgattagtaactaTAACAGTTTTTTCTCTGTAACTGTAATGGCTCACAATTACATTTATGTTGTCATTTAATTACGTAACTCTGTCCTgtgtaactagttactccccaaccctgctTGTAACAGCTTGACTCTTCAGTACAGAGTTTCTGGACAGTTGGCATTTGCTATCTAGGTCAGTACAATATTCATAAGTGTGTTGCGCCAGATTGTTGTTCCTGATGTGAACTTCCTTGGCCCTGTTTCAGTCAGACACTCCGTACCGCCGCTCCTTCACGGTTCTGGATAACAGCGGGCAGCAGGGACGACCCGGCAGGGCATCGGTTGGCACAGGTATCTACTGCGATTGTCCACCAATACTAACATATCTACATGAACCGATGAAAACAAATATAGCTGATAAATATTTATGGAAGAAATGCAACGTTTGTGTGAAATAAATCCCATATTGTTGGCTTGAGAAGCAGTTGTTTTGTTTGACATGTTGTCTTTGTTCATCTGTGCCATAGACTCCCTTGGCATTGGTGTGACGGGCATCAGCCTGGGCATAAGCAGCTCCTCCTTCCTGGACTCCTTCACCCATCATCCCCTCAGCCACTCCCccattgaggatgaggaagagcccgtctctcaccccccacccccaggttAGTGAGGGCCACTGATGAAGAGGCTTTCTCTCGTAACCTTCATTCATTAACCATGAAGTCCCATTATAAATCCTAATTATCTTTGTTTGGGAGGAAACACGAGGAGGCAAAGCCGCCTTCAGGGTTTTCATCTGGATAATAATTTTAGAGCCAATGatttatttacaaatgtatAAATTATTTATACTGTACAATGGTGTTGGTTTGTAATCAATTGAATGTATGATTCAAAAGATTTTAGAAGATGTATGCCTTGGTCTTGGtaacatttcattttgtgaaaATGAAGTGCAGCATTTAGATTTTTACAGCATTTagacactgaaacactgaaatgtcttttttctctgtatGATATTCTGCTGTATCCCCCCTCTCCCATTCTGTCTCAGCACTGCTGGTCCCAGGGTCTGGCCCCGCACGTTCTCATGGCCGAGGTGGGGTAGCAGCTCGCAGCAGCAGACCTggactttaacacacacacacacctgatctgcCTCACAGTGGGCGAGACACTTTATACAGCtgcaggattttttttataacCCGACATTTGGGggattttatttattcaatgtggttattgttgatgttttttAGAGTCCTATTTTTGTATGTCAAACTTTTCAGCTGAACATGGCTGCCAAAGACAGTAAACTGTCTAACAACAACTGCACCTCTCTGGATGAGTGAATGGGTGTATGAGAAATCCTCCCTGTATACGGCACTTTGTTttcttcaggttttttttttctttccatgttggtatgtatgtatggactCGCGCCTTTGTCTGCCCATGGCTGCTCTGTGCAGGCGTTTCAACAGGGGTACGAAAACGTTGTCTGTTAGCACCCTTACGTTATAGGTGCGCCATAGAGCGTTTAGCATTTTTGTTCTTCTTGAAAGGGTCACCCAGTTCTTTTCAGTGTACAACAATAAGCACAAAACATCATTGGAATTGCACATGTTGAAAGACCttaccagtaaaaaaaaaaaaatagcttgAGTGCTAAGTACAGTGGGAAAAgtggtctcttttttttttcttcctttatctTCAGAAAAGCCTTTTGTGATTTGAGCCTTAGTTCACAGAAGCCATACAGGACATGGGAGggaacggtgtgtgtgtacattagaACTCCCTTAGACTGCATCACAAAGAACAGGGAGAAAATGCAGTCATTGTTGCAGGTAAACCAGCCTGGCTTACTAGAACTTTCTCTGGAGTCTTGCTGTGTTGTAAGTGTGGCTTACGTTGGATTTGCCACTCATGTTTCAGTTGTAGCAGGTGTCGTGGCTAATTGAATGCTTCTTCCTAACTAATTAAAGTCAGGTTTACTTGAGTATTAATGCTCCAGGCTAGTAGTGCTCTTTAAAAGGGGCCCGTGTCGGGACCACGGAGCTGCAAACATGTAGCCCAACATCACAGTACTGTAAACTAGCACGAGGGCCATGTTGGAACCGTACTCGTCAGACAAAACCAGGTTAAGGCGTGAACCAGCCATTCTGATTCTATGGTCAAAGCCATGGAGCCGAACATGCCCCCAATCCCTGTTAGATAACCATGcaaagacaataaaaaaaaacaatccttaTGATGTAGCACTGTTAGGTGTCAGGCTCCCAAGGATGTTTACCCTTGTGtattttgtataaaaaaaaataaaaaataaagagatGGATAACAAAGACCAGTTTGAATAAATAAGAATTTATTTTAATGGGTTGTCTGTGTAAAAATGCTACAATACGAAATGTACATTAACATGCTGACATTATGGACCccttcacacaagcacataactCATCTTGTACAATGTATGCATGTAATTAATATGAGTATAGAGTGTTAACATTAACATATGTTTTATGTCAATGAAACCCTGGGTAAGTCATTTCTCCATGAATGCCAGTTATCACCATCAAGGTAAAACCATGTCATATATACTCTCGGACCAGAGACTGtcttcacttctttcctttctttccacCCTTGGCTTTTCCCGGTTTTGAGTATTTCGTTTCCAGGTCTGCGAGAAACGAGTTGAACCCTTGCTCCCTTGATTTCTGCCTTTGCTGCAATTACATGCAGAGGGGAGAGCATGAACTTGGGAAAGAATATTCTTAGAATTTTTgttattaattatttaattaagtAATAGAATTAAAGGCTCCAGAAAATCACCTTTAGCATCATGACTAGACTGTCTTCAGCATCCAGTCCCATATCTCTCTGCAAGTCTTCTGCTTCTCGTTCCTCCTTTTCAGCCTGACcataaacattatttatttaggaGAGATTCAATGCCTTCTTATctgacacaacaaaaaaaaagatgcatctttttgtttgtttgttttttaacatGAAGATGCTTTCATCTAAAGTAACTCCACCCAAGGCAGTGTGGGAATGACCTGCTCATTGACATTAAGAAGACAACTAGCTTTcagttgtacatgtgtgtcGCTGTTACATAACAGAGCCTACCCTCTTTTTGCGTGCTTTCCTCTTCTGTTCGCTCTCCTGCGAGAACGCGGAGTAGGCAGGGACCTCTCCCTTGTCTATGGCCGCCTGAATGACACTGACTATTCGGGGCTCATCCTCTTGAGTGCAGCACAGTGCCGCGGCTGTGATGGCATCCATATCGCCTTCATGCTGCCGGTACTTCTTCATCAAGTCctgcctctcttcctcgctgCCTTTATAGTTCTTCT harbors:
- the LOC105893461 gene encoding dnaJ homolog subfamily C member 9-like: MGLLERCRELFGTTDLYGVLGISKQANDSEIRRSYYKVSLQVHPDRASDDAQATEKFQVLGQLYAILNDNEQRAVYDEQGIVDEENDSLGQNRNWEDYWRLLFPKITVQDISDFEKNYKGSEEERQDLMKKYRQHEGDMDAITAAALCCTQEDEPRIVSVIQAAIDKGEVPAYSAFSQESEQKRKARKKRAEKEEREAEDLQRDMGLDAEDSLVMMLKQRQKSREQGFNSFLADLETKYSKPGKAKGGKKGKK